From the Desulfovibrio sp. TomC genome, one window contains:
- a CDS encoding DedA family protein — MSIEFMKELIAQYGYLALFIGTFLEGETILLLAGFAAQSPAFNLDVRLVILVAFCGSLAGDQTAFFIGRHYGRRLVARSEKWRSRADRVHVMLKKYHEVLILSFRFFYGLRNLTPFVLGTADISILKFFLLNAVGAGIWAVSFALIGYGFGSLLENVLTKLIENVHHVELAVLGLAGLVALALWLRKALRRSR, encoded by the coding sequence ATGTCCATTGAATTCATGAAGGAACTCATTGCCCAGTATGGGTATTTGGCGCTTTTTATCGGCACGTTCCTGGAAGGCGAGACCATTTTGCTTTTGGCCGGATTCGCGGCCCAATCCCCGGCCTTCAATCTCGATGTCCGGCTGGTCATCCTGGTGGCCTTTTGCGGCAGTCTGGCCGGGGATCAGACAGCGTTTTTCATCGGACGCCATTACGGTCGACGGCTTGTGGCCCGTAGCGAGAAGTGGCGCAGCCGAGCCGATCGGGTCCACGTCATGCTCAAGAAGTACCATGAAGTGCTTATTTTGAGTTTCCGTTTTTTCTACGGTCTGCGCAATCTGACGCCCTTTGTGTTGGGCACGGCCGATATCTCCATCTTGAAGTTTTTCCTGCTAAACGCCGTCGGCGCCGGCATCTGGGCCGTATCTTTTGCCCTTATCGGCTATGGTTTCGGCAGCCTGCTGGAAAATGTCCTGACCAAGCTCATCGAAAACGTCCACCATGTCGAACTGGCCGTTCTCGGTCTAGCCGGCCTGGTGGCCCTGGCATTGTGGTTGCGCAAGGCCCTGCGCCGCTCTCGCTAG
- a CDS encoding two-component system sensor histidine kinase NtrB, whose product MTHLSDLIAQNVVESLPVGLLIVDHTGAFATVNSAAAAILGYPREQLLGRGWGELFFENDANARFNQIVMDVIQNELVGLCRVVPYAAPNGGVLELSITSSYLSGDSNSAGVVVILHDITELSRMQRRETEILKEVNRIQGEKIRGLNKLAASVAHQIRNPIFAIGGFATRLSREIKDLGIASQYPGIILDEARRLETIVRTVARFASLGPLHLKPTTLPAVAANARNRTEAMTASLGRGVAWDLAAIPEVSLVADGDLLAAALTELFRNSIQFAVKDAVGIRLTAAVIGERMEIAVTDDGPGIPPADAPHIFDPFFSSRADGCGVGLTLAQEILLEHNGQIALDRDYAPGSRFTLSLPRFPSHLMSRLEDSVAGHSAPTKLGVG is encoded by the coding sequence ATGACCCATTTAAGCGACCTGATCGCTCAAAACGTCGTCGAAAGTCTGCCGGTCGGCCTGCTCATCGTGGACCACACCGGTGCTTTTGCCACAGTCAATTCGGCGGCCGCCGCCATTCTGGGCTACCCTCGGGAACAGTTGCTCGGCCGAGGCTGGGGCGAACTGTTTTTCGAAAACGACGCCAACGCCCGTTTCAACCAGATCGTCATGGACGTGATACAAAACGAGCTTGTCGGTCTATGCCGGGTGGTGCCGTATGCCGCCCCGAACGGCGGGGTCTTGGAATTGTCCATCACCAGTTCCTACCTGTCCGGCGACAGCAATTCCGCCGGGGTGGTGGTCATCTTGCACGATATCACCGAACTGTCTCGGATGCAGCGCCGAGAGACAGAGATTTTAAAGGAAGTCAATAGGATACAGGGTGAGAAGATCCGGGGATTAAACAAGCTCGCCGCCTCGGTGGCCCATCAGATCCGCAATCCTATCTTTGCCATCGGCGGCTTCGCCACTCGTCTGTCGCGCGAGATCAAAGACCTGGGCATTGCCTCGCAGTATCCCGGCATCATTCTCGACGAAGCCAGGCGTCTGGAAACCATCGTGCGTACCGTGGCCCGCTTTGCCTCCCTTGGCCCCCTGCACTTGAAACCGACCACCCTGCCGGCTGTGGCTGCCAATGCCCGCAATCGGACGGAAGCCATGACCGCGTCCCTGGGACGCGGCGTCGCCTGGGATCTGGCCGCCATCCCCGAGGTGTCCCTGGTGGCCGACGGCGATCTGCTGGCCGCCGCCCTGACCGAACTGTTCCGCAACAGCATCCAGTTTGCCGTCAAGGACGCCGTGGGTATACGCCTCACGGCCGCCGTGATCGGAGAACGCATGGAAATCGCCGTCACCGACGACGGTCCCGGCATCCCCCCGGCGGACGCCCCGCACATTTTCGATCCATTTTTCTCCTCGCGCGCCGATGGTTGTGGCGTGGGATTGACGTTGGCCCAGGAAATCCTGCTGGAACACAATGGCCAGATCGCCCTGGACCGCGACTATGCTCCCGGATCCCGGTTCACATTGTCCCTCCCCCGGTTTCCCAGCCACCTCATGTCCCGTCTTGAGGACTCGGTCGCCGGACATTCCGCGCCGACGAAGCTTGGAGTCGGATAA
- a CDS encoding chemotaxis protein CheD, which produces MEIVVSISDMKVTNRAKDVLVTHALGSCLGLAVYDPVAGVAGLIHCLLPLARDAQFPLKNPFMYVNTGVPQMMRAMFGRGATRENLVLKAAGCGRMMHISNQFDTGANNFSALKKLLQVNEMRLLAEDVGGTIPRTMRLYAETGRVVISSCGRSWEL; this is translated from the coding sequence ATGGAGATCGTTGTCAGTATCTCCGACATGAAGGTTACCAACCGCGCCAAGGATGTGCTCGTCACGCATGCCCTCGGTTCGTGCCTGGGCCTTGCCGTCTATGACCCTGTTGCCGGGGTGGCGGGTCTCATCCATTGCTTGTTGCCCCTGGCCAGAGATGCCCAGTTTCCCCTGAAAAATCCCTTCATGTACGTCAACACCGGCGTTCCTCAGATGATGCGCGCCATGTTCGGGCGTGGAGCCACCCGGGAAAACCTCGTGCTCAAAGCTGCGGGGTGCGGTCGGATGATGCATATTTCCAATCAGTTCGACACCGGGGCCAACAATTTTTCGGCGCTTAAAAAATTGTTGCAGGTCAACGAGATGCGCCTTTTGGCCGAGGATGTGGGCGGCACCATTCCGCGGACCATGCGTCTTTACGCGGAGACGGGCCGAGTCGTGATCTCATCGTGCGGGAGGTCGTGGGAATTATGA
- a CDS encoding HDOD domain-containing protein, protein MSRREDIIQKAVAIPHMPMPVQKVLAYIGNPEADLRQLAKIIEFDPGLTVNVLRMANSSFFGGVGKVSTVKEALMRLGLNRVYQLVIASGVAPFTRYEIKGYGLRPGELLEHSVAVATASETLARELAVTAPPHTFTAGLLVNIGKTVMGSFLEVDAAPILSLAHERHIPFEQAEEMVLGINHAELGAVLLERWGIPTPIVNVVRYRLRPDDCPEPDMALDLVHVGDVIAKMTGIGMGIDGMQYVPSEVVFARLDITPLQMENVMAAIMEQIAEVRDILMDSTF, encoded by the coding sequence ATGAGCCGACGCGAAGACATCATCCAAAAAGCCGTTGCCATACCGCATATGCCCATGCCGGTGCAAAAGGTGCTGGCCTACATCGGCAATCCCGAAGCCGACCTGCGCCAGCTGGCTAAAATCATTGAATTTGATCCGGGGCTGACCGTCAATGTCCTGCGCATGGCCAACTCTTCGTTTTTCGGAGGTGTCGGCAAGGTGTCCACGGTCAAGGAAGCCCTCATGCGCCTGGGTCTTAACCGGGTGTACCAGCTCGTCATTGCCTCGGGCGTGGCCCCGTTTACCCGTTATGAAATCAAGGGCTACGGTCTTCGCCCGGGCGAACTGCTCGAACATTCCGTGGCCGTGGCCACGGCCTCGGAGACCCTGGCCCGGGAGCTTGCCGTCACCGCCCCGCCCCACACCTTCACGGCCGGACTATTGGTCAACATCGGCAAAACGGTCATGGGGTCGTTTCTCGAAGTGGACGCTGCTCCCATCCTGAGCCTGGCTCATGAACGCCATATCCCGTTTGAACAGGCCGAGGAAATGGTTCTCGGCATCAATCATGCCGAACTGGGGGCCGTGCTCCTGGAACGCTGGGGCATACCAACCCCCATCGTCAATGTGGTCCGCTACCGGCTGCGTCCCGACGATTGCCCTGAACCCGACATGGCTCTGGACCTCGTCCACGTCGGCGACGTCATCGCCAAAATGACCGGCATCGGCATGGGCATCGACGGCATGCAGTACGTCCCGTCAGAGGTCGTGTTCGCCCGTCTGGACATCACCCCGCTCCAGATGGAAAATGTGATGGCTGCCATAATGGAGCAGATCGCCGAGGTCCGCGACATCCTGATGGACAGCACGTTCTAA
- a CDS encoding tRNA lysidine(34) synthetase, with the protein MPRSSHPLRARDLGYAQRVCVAKAGKLMMRTGQLSPRARVGLAVSGGVDSLVMLAVMAIRRRIVPFPVELMLLHLNPGFDPHNHAPLVSLCAGLGIAAHIEVTDFGPRAFSEENKKNSACFYCAWLRRKRLFDLCAQYGLTHLAFGHNADDLSATFFLNLFQNGRVDGLSSRESFFKGRLTVIRPLLLIDKPTIIRAAKAWELPVFSNPCPMAGKSMRHEAETWVRTICDGGKKRNVNLQHALGRWQLDRDALPDVSLSEDLHDV; encoded by the coding sequence ATGCCTCGATCCTCCCACCCCCTGCGTGCCCGGGACCTTGGCTATGCCCAGCGGGTCTGTGTGGCCAAGGCCGGCAAGCTCATGATGCGCACCGGCCAGCTTTCCCCCCGGGCCAGAGTCGGGCTGGCCGTTTCCGGCGGCGTGGACAGCTTGGTCATGCTGGCCGTCATGGCCATCCGGCGCCGCATTGTGCCCTTTCCCGTGGAGCTTATGCTGCTCCACTTAAATCCCGGATTCGACCCGCACAACCACGCGCCCCTCGTCTCCCTGTGCGCCGGCCTTGGCATCGCTGCCCATATCGAGGTCACGGATTTCGGACCCAGGGCCTTCTCCGAGGAAAATAAGAAGAACTCCGCCTGTTTCTACTGTGCCTGGTTGCGACGCAAACGCCTGTTCGACCTGTGCGCCCAATACGGCCTGACCCACTTGGCCTTTGGCCACAACGCCGACGACCTGTCGGCCACCTTTTTCCTCAACCTCTTCCAGAACGGACGGGTGGACGGTCTGTCCAGCCGGGAATCCTTTTTCAAAGGCCGCCTGACCGTCATCCGCCCCCTGCTCCTCATCGACAAGCCCACCATTATCCGGGCGGCCAAGGCCTGGGAGCTGCCGGTCTTTTCCAACCCCTGCCCCATGGCCGGCAAATCCATGCGGCACGAGGCGGAAACCTGGGTCCGGACCATTTGTGACGGCGGCAAGAAGCGCAACGTCAACCTGCAGCACGCTCTGGGCCGCTGGCAGTTGGACCGGGACGCCCTGCCTGACGTGTCGTTATCCGAAGATCTTCACGATGTTTAA
- a CDS encoding M23 family metallopeptidase, which produces MFKNYQIVIFRDHHGAYRKLRFRGWLFALMLVALAALVAGNVSLVRYYYNYKRMEHELAQWENKAQDQNAQLLSLSDKIKGLEIDLVRIRGFDAKLRQMVNIDQEPREVAPGGEDKDFDKKYLPLYRQEMLTRKLHQFLTELRDQAALERVRQQELLSMLDATKTHLAAFPSTWPVAGWIASPFGERTSPFTGKKEFHKGMDIAAPIGALVVAPGEGVVTFAGETEGGGFGLVIDHQGGLTTSYGHLRDVLVSKGQTVTRGQTIGHVGDSGQTSGPHLHYETRLGGVPVNPMRYILE; this is translated from the coding sequence ATGTTTAAAAACTACCAGATCGTCATCTTTCGGGACCACCACGGGGCCTACCGCAAGCTGCGCTTTCGCGGCTGGTTGTTTGCCCTGATGCTCGTCGCTCTGGCCGCACTCGTGGCCGGCAACGTCTCCCTTGTCAGATATTATTATAATTATAAACGGATGGAGCATGAATTGGCCCAGTGGGAGAACAAGGCCCAGGACCAAAACGCCCAGCTCTTAAGCCTATCCGACAAGATCAAGGGCCTGGAAATCGATCTCGTCCGCATCCGGGGGTTTGACGCCAAGCTGCGCCAGATGGTCAACATCGACCAGGAACCCCGCGAGGTCGCTCCGGGCGGCGAGGACAAGGACTTCGACAAAAAGTACCTGCCGTTATACCGCCAGGAGATGCTCACCCGCAAGCTGCACCAATTTTTGACTGAACTGCGCGACCAGGCCGCCCTGGAGCGGGTGCGCCAGCAGGAGCTTCTCTCCATGCTCGACGCCACCAAGACGCATCTGGCCGCCTTTCCCAGTACCTGGCCCGTGGCCGGTTGGATCGCTTCCCCTTTCGGGGAACGCACCTCGCCATTTACCGGCAAAAAGGAATTCCACAAGGGTATGGATATCGCGGCTCCAATCGGGGCCCTGGTTGTAGCCCCGGGAGAAGGCGTCGTAACCTTTGCCGGCGAAACCGAGGGCGGCGGCTTTGGTCTGGTCATCGACCACCAAGGCGGTTTGACCACCTCTTACGGCCATCTGCGCGACGTCCTTGTATCCAAGGGCCAGACCGTGACCCGGGGGCAGACGATCGGTCATGTGGGCGACTCCGGCCAGACCAGCGGTCCCCATCTCCACTACGAAACGCGCCTTGGCGGAGTGCCCGTCAACCCAATGCGCTATATCCTGGAGTAG
- the fliR gene encoding flagellar biosynthetic protein FliR, translating into MPPTMDLFHINPATVFSFLLTFMRISVVLFMLPFYGANLIPNVVKGALCFMIALALWPKLSFAGTALPANTWTIALMFLGEAIIGLLLDILVRLLFSAAQSAGAIMGFSMGFSLMNSIDPMTGASESGLGHLMSQVTTMLFLCLNGHLLLLSSMAQSFELVPPGGLLINAALGEHLIVFTSQMFVMALKIAAPIMASIFLVDLALALVARAAPQMNVLFIGFPVKITVGFLFMTMVFAALAITIEQFLMELEPMFRLILKASS; encoded by the coding sequence TTGCCCCCAACCATGGACCTGTTCCACATCAATCCGGCAACGGTATTTAGCTTTTTGCTGACGTTTATGCGCATAAGCGTCGTGCTTTTCATGCTGCCCTTTTACGGGGCCAACCTGATTCCCAACGTCGTCAAGGGCGCCCTGTGCTTTATGATCGCCCTGGCCCTTTGGCCCAAGCTCTCCTTTGCCGGCACGGCTCTGCCGGCCAACACCTGGACCATCGCACTGATGTTTCTGGGCGAGGCCATCATCGGTTTGCTGCTCGATATTCTGGTGCGCCTGTTGTTTTCCGCCGCCCAAAGCGCCGGGGCCATTATGGGATTTTCCATGGGCTTTTCGCTCATGAACAGCATCGATCCCATGACCGGTGCGTCGGAATCGGGCTTGGGTCATTTGATGAGTCAGGTCACTACAATGCTTTTTTTATGCTTAAACGGGCATTTGCTCCTCCTTTCCAGCATGGCCCAAAGCTTCGAACTGGTGCCGCCAGGGGGGCTTTTGATCAACGCCGCCCTGGGAGAGCATCTCATCGTCTTTACCAGCCAGATGTTTGTCATGGCGCTTAAAATCGCCGCACCCATCATGGCCTCGATTTTTTTGGTCGATTTGGCCCTGGCTCTCGTTGCCCGGGCAGCGCCCCAAATGAACGTGCTTTTCATCGGGTTTCCTGTGAAAATCACGGTGGGGTTTCTTTTTATGACCATGGTATTTGCGGCCTTGGCCATCACCATCGAACAATTTTTGATGGAGCTTGAACCGATGTTCCGTCTCATTCTCAAGGCATCGAGTTAG